The nucleotide window GCGGCATCGCCAAGCTGTTCAAGGACATCAAGAAGTACGTGGTTTCGCGCTCGGGCGACGTCGATACCAGTTGGCGGCGCTCGGTGCTGCTGCGACATATCGCCGATGTGAAGCGTTTGCGGGAAGAAGACGGCCCGAACCTAGTCACCCAGGGCAGCACCGAACTTGTGCACGCCCTGCTCGCCAACGACCTGGTTGACGCGATGAGCATCTTCACAGTGCCTGTCGTCCTCGGCGGTGGCAAAAAGCTCTTCGCGGACGGCTCCGCGCCACACAGCTACAAGCTGACCACCTCTCGCGTCTCGCGCCCGGGCCTCATGATCGCGCACTATGAGCGCGCTGGCGAGATCAAGATCGGGAACACCGCGCTCGATTCACCGAGCGACGCTGAACGCGCGCGTCGGGAGCGCATGAAGCGCGAGGGCTAGCCCAACCGGGTGCGCAGAGTTCATGCATGACTAGAACCTCAGTGGGCGTTGCGGACGCCGCCTAAGGCAGCGGCATTACTCGAACCACACGGTTCGCCATGAACTGGCTCATCCTCATCGCGGTGCTTGCCCTCTTGATCGCGCTGCCGGTCTTGAGGCGGTGGATTGCGCCGCCCTCCAGACCCACGACCGGCCCCCAGGTACTCGGCGACGCGGAAGCGTGGCAGGTTCAAGGCATCAAGGCCGCTCAGGAGTTCTTCCTTCAAGTGCCTTCGCTATTGCCAGACGCGACGGTGCTGTACCTCGAGGGATCGCCAACTCCAGATGTTGTCCAGTTTCTGCGGAGCCATGCTGAGCAAACAGACTATGGTGGGCCTATCGGGACCATCTGGTCATGGCCACCCAATGAGCGCTACTCCCTGCGAGCGACGCCTGAGCTCTTTGCCGGCATCGCCGACCTCGCAACGCGGCATGCCGTACCCGAGCTCTGCTCGCACCTCCACTTCTATCGGCAGGAGGAGCCACTCGCTAACTGGTTCGATGCGTTCGACGATCCTTTTCTCATCTCCAGGACTATCCCGCGCGAGCGAGTGGATCAGTTCTGTACCGCACTCGCGGCTACGGTCTCCGAGGCCTCAGCCTAAGGCGCGCATGCAGCCGGCATGAGCTCCTAACGTGTCGATGCCGCCAACGGATTCTCCC belongs to Gemmatimonadales bacterium and includes:
- a CDS encoding dihydrofolate reductase family protein, with translation GIAKLFKDIKKYVVSRSGDVDTSWRRSVLLRHIADVKRLREEDGPNLVTQGSTELVHALLANDLVDAMSIFTVPVVLGGGKKLFADGSAPHSYKLTTSRVSRPGLMIAHYERAGEIKIGNTALDSPSDAERARRERMKREG